The nucleotide sequence TCGAGCGGCCAGCAGAACTGGCAGATGCGCCACGGCACCGAGAAATACGCCAAGTTTGTCTATTCCTCGCGCTATGGCTTTTCCGTTGAGGCCGATGAGCGGGCCTATCCGCAGGGCGCGTTTGACGGGGCGCTCGCCTTTTCCGATGACGGTCGCCATTATCGCGTGCGCGAGACCAATGAGAGCGCCAGAATTGCCGGCGACAAGCTCCACGCCGTGTGGAAGCCCTGGGCGGATGTGACGGTCGAGACCTGGCTGATCCCGGCCAATCCCTGGCATATCCGCGTGCACAAGATCACGACGCCGCGGGCGCTGCATGCCACCGAGGGCGGCTTTGCCATTGGTCGTGCCGACCAGAACGCCGACACCTATATCGACGAGCCCGGTCGCGGTGTGGCCAAAAGCGTGACCGATGTCAGCGCCATTGTGGATTTGTCGCCGGACGGCCAGCGCGAGGGGCGGGCTTTCCGGGCGCTGCCCAACACCAATCTCATCGTCTCGAAAACCATCGTGCCGCAATTGCGGGGCGAGATCCCGGCCGGGACCACTGTTCTGGTCACGGCGGCGATGGCGCTTCCGGCTGGTGCCGCGGCCGAAACGGCCCTCGCCCAGCCGCCCAAGGCGCCCGACCTTGCCGCGCTCGAAGCGCTTTTTGCCCGCGAGGGCGTTGATGTCAGCGCCATTATGGTGCCGGAGACTTTCTGATGCGCCCAAAACTTGCTTTTGCCATGGCGCCAGACAAGACGCGGCATGTGTTCGACACCGCCACGGTCGATCGCCTTGACGAGAGCTGCGAAATTCTCTCGCGCCAGCCGTTTGAGGATCTGACCACTGACGTGGCCAGGGCCGCGATGGCTGAGGCGGAAATATTGGTGACCGGCTGGGGCTGTCCGATGATCACTCCGGCGCTTTTGCGCCAGATGCCGCAGCTGAAACTCATCGCCCATGCGGCGGGGACGGTGAAATTCACCGTCGACCCGCTCGCCTATGAGGCAGGCATCAGGGTGACGCATGCGGCGGAGGCCAACGCCGTGCCGGTGGCCGAATATACGCTGGCGGCGATCCTCTTTGCCAATAAGGCCGTGTTCGAGTTGCGCGACCGCTATCGCGCTGATCCCAGCCGGATGACCAGCTATGCCCTGATGGATCAGCCCATCGGCAATTTCCGTCGCGTGGTGGGCATTGTCGGGGCGTCCCGCATCGGGCGGCGCGTGATCAAGCTGCTGAAGCCATTCGATATCGAAGTGCTGCTCTTTGATCCCTTCGCGCGGGCAGATGATCCGGAGCTTTCCGGGGTGGAACTGGTCGATCTCGAGAGGCTGATGTCGCGGTCCGATGTGGTGTCCATCCACGCGCCTCTCTTGCCCGCAACGCGGGGCATGATCCGCGCGCTGCATTTGCGGCTGATGCGGGACGGGACGACCTTCATCAATACGGCACGCGGGGGATTGGTGGACGAGGCGGCGCTGGTCGAAGAGCTGGAAACAGGACGGATAAACGGCATTATCGATGTGACCGAGCCGGAAATTCCTGCGCCAGACTCCCCGCTTTACCATCTGGCCAATGTCTTCCTCACCCCGCATCTCGCCGGGGCGGTGGGCACGGAGCGGCTGCGATTGGGGTTGATGGTGGCTGATGAAATCGAGCGCTATGTGCGCGGCGAACCCCTGCACTACGAGGTGGTGCCTGAATTGCTGGAACGGCTGGCATGACTGTGTCCAATGCCTCTGATGAGGGGGACTGGCACGAGGCCCGCCTGCAGTTTCTGACCTGGGACCGCACGCCGGACGATATCGAAAGCGTCGAGCATCGGGCGCGGCAGGCGCTGCTGGTCGAGCGGGCAGGGGCCAGTTTTGCCCCCGATGCCTATGTGGCCGCAGACGCCGCGATTTTTACGACGCGGCTGGTGCTCGGCGCGAAAAGCTGGATTGCCGGCCATGCGCTGGTGCGGGGCAATGTGACCTTTGGCAGCCACTGCACGGTCAATCCCTATGCGATGATCTCGGGCAAGGTGCGCTGCGGCGATGGCGTGCGGATCGCCAGCCATGTGTCCCTTGTCGGCTTCAACCACGGTTTTGACGACCCCGATGTGCCCATCCACCAGCAAAAGCATGAGAGCCTCGGGATCATCATCGAGGATGATGTGTGGATCGGCGCCAATGCGGTGGTAGTCGACGGGGTGACTGTGGGTCGGGGCGCCGTGATTGCGGCCGGGGCTGTCGTCAGCAAGGATGTGCCGCCCATGGCGGTCGTCGGCGGCGTGCCGGCCAAAGTGCTGCGCTTTCGCGGGCAGGGGCGGAGCGACGCCGTGCGCGAGCAATTGCAGGCGCTGGGCGCGCGGGCGCAAGAACAATGGCGCGATGTGTTGGCTCAGAACCGGGACGGGGACGAATATGTCTCGCGCGAGAATGATGGCAGCGTGCGAAAATCCAACCGCCATCTCTGCGACGCCATCGAGATTGCGGCCGGGTTCGGGGAACTGCCGCCGGGCCTTGATGTTGCGGCTGCGATCGCGCGGCTGCAGGCGGTGCAGGACCCGGCGAGTGGGCTCTTCCCCGATCCCTTCCAGCCGCCGCCGCCGGGCGGCGCCATGCGCG is from Devosia sp. SD17-2 and encodes:
- a CDS encoding hydroxyacid dehydrogenase, which produces MMRPKLAFAMAPDKTRHVFDTATVDRLDESCEILSRQPFEDLTTDVARAAMAEAEILVTGWGCPMITPALLRQMPQLKLIAHAAGTVKFTVDPLAYEAGIRVTHAAEANAVPVAEYTLAAILFANKAVFELRDRYRADPSRMTSYALMDQPIGNFRRVVGIVGASRIGRRVIKLLKPFDIEVLLFDPFARADDPELSGVELVDLERLMSRSDVVSIHAPLLPATRGMIRALHLRLMRDGTTFINTARGGLVDEAALVEELETGRINGIIDVTEPEIPAPDSPLYHLANVFLTPHLAGAVGTERLRLGLMVADEIERYVRGEPLHYEVVPELLERLA
- a CDS encoding acyltransferase, whose translation is MTVSNASDEGDWHEARLQFLTWDRTPDDIESVEHRARQALLVERAGASFAPDAYVAADAAIFTTRLVLGAKSWIAGHALVRGNVTFGSHCTVNPYAMISGKVRCGDGVRIASHVSLVGFNHGFDDPDVPIHQQKHESLGIIIEDDVWIGANAVVVDGVTVGRGAVIAAGAVVSKDVPPMAVVGGVPAKVLRFRGQGRSDAVREQLQALGARAQEQWRDVLAQNRDGDEYVSRENDGSVRKSNRHLCDAIEIAAGFGELPPGLDVAAAIARLQAVQDPASGLFPDPFQPPPPGGAMRDDGLALYNVLSAGYALEVLGSRPLHPISAVELAGPELCDWLESLPWRSRAWGAGASVDAISTALYFNARYFASGRARETLFGWLALKQDRGTGLWGSATPEQGLLQPVNGFYRLTRGTYAQFGVAVPRPEAAIDSVLLNYRNFGGFSAATYTACNLLDTIHPLLLCLMQTDHRRREAEEIARAIIAQAGERWVEGRGFAFADGQTPGLQGTEMWLSVVHLAAKLLGMDEAFSFVPKGVHRTEAVGLGL